Within Winogradskyella helgolandensis, the genomic segment TGGTTAAAATCAGTTAGGTTTGCTTTTCTGTAAATTAAATCGGCTTTCAATTTATAACATTGATAGTTTAGTTTTTATTATTTTAAATCATTAAGGTCCTTTAATAAAAAACAAACATCAGTTTTAGTCATTCCAATATGCGGATAGTAATATTCTGCAGCTGGTGCGGCCAATAAAATAAGCGTTGCTTGTGGTGTTTCTTTCTTTGTTAATCTAATGAGTTCTTTTCCTATACCAAGTTTTTGATAGGCTTTATCAACCGCTAAATCTGATAAATAGGTGCAGTACACAAAATCGGTTACAGATCTTGAAACTCCTACTAATTTATCGTTATCTCTAGCGGTAATGAT encodes:
- a CDS encoding GNAT family N-acetyltransferase, giving the protein MITYQVEHNLSPAEFKEVLIKSTLGERRPVDDSERIKAMVDNANLIITARDNDKLVGVSRSVTDFVYCTYLSDLAVDKAYQKLGIGKELIRLTKKETPQATLILLAAPAAEYYYPHIGMTKTDVCFLLKDLNDLK